From Canis lupus dingo isolate Sandy chromosome 24, ASM325472v2, whole genome shotgun sequence, a single genomic window includes:
- the PCED1A gene encoding PC-esterase domain-containing protein 1A isoform X2, translated as MVFCLENEEPRLRLRSAMVHFQASEVQQLLHNKFVVILGDSIQRAVYKDLVLLLQRDSLLTAAQLKAKGELSFEQDQLVAGGQLGELHNGTQYREVRQFCSGSGHHLVRFYFLTRVYSEYLEGVLEELTYGPAPDLVIINSCLWDLSRYGRCSMESYRENLERVFVRMDQVLPDSCLLVWNMAMPLGERVTGGFLLPELQPLAGSLRRDVVEGNFYSATLAGDHCFDVLDLHFHFRHAVQHRHRDGVHWDQHAHRHLSHLLLTHVADAWGVELPKRDYPSDPWIEDWPELDHPFQGNHGQPPDFGEQLALPPPQPSPLPPPMPFPYPIPQPSPPPLFPPLPQDTPFFPGQPFPPHEFFNYNSTEDFSMSSHLGCGPGVNFVPGPLPPPVPGPIPHGQHRGPVVHRGMPRCAPNSPYHVPRMGGPCRQRLRHSDRLIHTNKLDRQPPAHSGTWPG; from the exons ATGGTCTTCTGTCTGGAGAACGAGGAGCCGCGCCTCCGCCTGCGAAGCGCCATGGTCCACTTCCAGGCCTCAGAAGTCCAGCAGCTGCTACACAACAAGTTCGTGGTCATCTTAGGGGACTCAA TCCAGCGGGCTGTGTACAAGGACCTGGTGCTCTTGCTCCAAAGGGACTCACTGCTCACGGCTGCCCAGCTGAAAGCCAAG ggggagctgAGCTTTGAACAGGACCAGCTGGTGGCTGGGGGTCAGCTGGGCGAGCTACACAACGGGACGCAGTACCGGGAGGTCCGGCAGTTCTGCTCGGGTTCTGGCCACCACCTTGTGCGCTTCTACTTCCTCACCCGCGTTTACTCCGAGTACCTCGAGGGCGTCCTGGAGGAGCTGACATATGGGCCTGCCCCGGACCTGGTGATCATCAACTCCTGCCTCTGGGATCTCTCCAg GTATGGCCGCTGCTCAATGGAGAGTTACCGAGAGAACCTGGAGCGGGTGTTTGTGCGCATGGACCAGGTGTTGCCAGACTCTTGCCTGCTGGTGTGGAACATGGCCATGCCCTTGGGGGAGCGCGTCACTGGGGGTTTCCTTCTGCCAGAG CTCCAGCCCCTGGCAGGGTCTCTGCGCCGGGATGTGGTTGAAGGGAACTTCTACAGTGCAACGCTGGCCGGAGACCACTGCTTTGATGTCCTGGACCTCCACTTTCATTTTCGGCATGCGGTACAGCACCGTCACCGGGACGGTGTCCACTGGGACCAGCATGCCCACCGCCACCTCTCACACTTGCTTCTGACTCACGTGGCCGATGCCTGGGGCGTGGAGTTGCCCAAGCGTGACTATCCCTCTG ACCCCTGGATTGAGGACTGGCCAGAGCTGGATCATCCGTTCCAGGGGAACCATGGGCAGCCCCCAGACTTCGGGGAGCAGCTGgccttgcccccaccccagccctctccTTTGCCCCCTCCCATGCCTTTCCCCTACCCCATTCCTCAGCCCTCGCCACCTCCCCTGtttccacccctgccccaggacaCCCCTTTTTTCCCAGGCCAGCCCTTCCCACCCCACGAATTCTTCAATTATAATTCAACAGAAGACTTCTCGATGTCATCTCACTTAG GATGTGGCCCTGGAGTGAACTTTGTGCCTGGCCCCCTGCCACCTCCAGTCCCTGGCCCTATCCCCCACGGTCAGCACCGGGGCCCAGTGGTCCACCGGGGGATGCCACGCTGTGCTCCCAACAGCCCGTACCACGTGCCGAGGATGGGGGGGCCCTGCAGGCAGCGGCTTAGACACTCAGACAGACTGATCCACACAAACAAACTGGACAGACAGCCTCCTGCCCATTCGGGGACCTGGCCTGGGTAG
- the TMEM239 gene encoding transmembrane protein 239 isoform X1 — protein sequence MTICISGLTSTPWQPGGSVERDSGVPARMQQPQVETGAIGAGEGPQQAVPWSAWVMRQAWVRWCMCHMPRSWAQWWTTSGWRQPLQRVLWGLEGILYLLLALMLCHALFTTGSYLLSSLWPVVTAAWRHLLPAVLLLVLSALPALLFTASFLLLFSTLLSLVGLLTSMSHPDYTQDLDQ from the exons ATGACAATCTGCATCAGTGGGCTCACCAGCACCCCCTGGCAGCCTGGAGGGTCCGTGGAAAGGGATTCAG GTGTACCAGCCAGGATGCAGCAGCCCCAAGTGGAGACAGGTGCCATCGGGGCCGGCGAGGGGCCGCAGCAGGCAGTGCCCTGGTCAGCCTGGGTCATGCGGCAGGCCTGGGTGCGCTGGTGCATGTGCCACATGCCTCGGAGCTGGGCCCAGTGGTGGACCACATCGGGCTGGCGGCAGCCACTCCAGCGTGTGctgtgggggctggaggggatCCTCTACCTGCTGCTGGCGCTGATGCTATGCCACGCGCTCTTCACCACCGGCTCCTACCTGCTGAGCTCCTTGTGGCCTGTCGTGACTGCAGCGTGGCGCCATCTGCTGCCAGCTGTCCTGCTGCTGGTGCTCAgcgccctccctgccctgctcttcACGGCCTCCTTCCTGCTGCTTTTCTCCACGCTGTTGAGCCTCGTGGGCCTCCTCACCTCCATGTCTCACCCAGACTACACTCAGGACTTGGACCAATAG
- the PCED1A gene encoding PC-esterase domain-containing protein 1A isoform X1, which yields MVFCLENEEPRLRLRSAMVHFQASEVQQLLHNKFVVILGDSIQRAVYKDLVLLLQRDSLLTAAQLKAKGELSFEQDQLVAGGQLGELHNGTQYREVRQFCSGSGHHLVRFYFLTRVYSEYLEGVLEELTYGPAPDLVIINSCLWDLSRYGRCSMESYRENLERVFVRMDQVLPDSCLLVWNMAMPLGERVTGGFLLPEMLHFLTQLQPLAGSLRRDVVEGNFYSATLAGDHCFDVLDLHFHFRHAVQHRHRDGVHWDQHAHRHLSHLLLTHVADAWGVELPKRDYPSDPWIEDWPELDHPFQGNHGQPPDFGEQLALPPPQPSPLPPPMPFPYPIPQPSPPPLFPPLPQDTPFFPGQPFPPHEFFNYNSTEDFSMSSHLGCGPGVNFVPGPLPPPVPGPIPHGQHRGPVVHRGMPRCAPNSPYHVPRMGGPCRQRLRHSDRLIHTNKLDRQPPAHSGTWPG from the exons ATGGTCTTCTGTCTGGAGAACGAGGAGCCGCGCCTCCGCCTGCGAAGCGCCATGGTCCACTTCCAGGCCTCAGAAGTCCAGCAGCTGCTACACAACAAGTTCGTGGTCATCTTAGGGGACTCAA TCCAGCGGGCTGTGTACAAGGACCTGGTGCTCTTGCTCCAAAGGGACTCACTGCTCACGGCTGCCCAGCTGAAAGCCAAG ggggagctgAGCTTTGAACAGGACCAGCTGGTGGCTGGGGGTCAGCTGGGCGAGCTACACAACGGGACGCAGTACCGGGAGGTCCGGCAGTTCTGCTCGGGTTCTGGCCACCACCTTGTGCGCTTCTACTTCCTCACCCGCGTTTACTCCGAGTACCTCGAGGGCGTCCTGGAGGAGCTGACATATGGGCCTGCCCCGGACCTGGTGATCATCAACTCCTGCCTCTGGGATCTCTCCAg GTATGGCCGCTGCTCAATGGAGAGTTACCGAGAGAACCTGGAGCGGGTGTTTGTGCGCATGGACCAGGTGTTGCCAGACTCTTGCCTGCTGGTGTGGAACATGGCCATGCCCTTGGGGGAGCGCGTCACTGGGGGTTTCCTTCTGCCAGAG ATGTTGCACTTTCTTACTCAGCTCCAGCCCCTGGCAGGGTCTCTGCGCCGGGATGTGGTTGAAGGGAACTTCTACAGTGCAACGCTGGCCGGAGACCACTGCTTTGATGTCCTGGACCTCCACTTTCATTTTCGGCATGCGGTACAGCACCGTCACCGGGACGGTGTCCACTGGGACCAGCATGCCCACCGCCACCTCTCACACTTGCTTCTGACTCACGTGGCCGATGCCTGGGGCGTGGAGTTGCCCAAGCGTGACTATCCCTCTG ACCCCTGGATTGAGGACTGGCCAGAGCTGGATCATCCGTTCCAGGGGAACCATGGGCAGCCCCCAGACTTCGGGGAGCAGCTGgccttgcccccaccccagccctctccTTTGCCCCCTCCCATGCCTTTCCCCTACCCCATTCCTCAGCCCTCGCCACCTCCCCTGtttccacccctgccccaggacaCCCCTTTTTTCCCAGGCCAGCCCTTCCCACCCCACGAATTCTTCAATTATAATTCAACAGAAGACTTCTCGATGTCATCTCACTTAG GATGTGGCCCTGGAGTGAACTTTGTGCCTGGCCCCCTGCCACCTCCAGTCCCTGGCCCTATCCCCCACGGTCAGCACCGGGGCCCAGTGGTCCACCGGGGGATGCCACGCTGTGCTCCCAACAGCCCGTACCACGTGCCGAGGATGGGGGGGCCCTGCAGGCAGCGGCTTAGACACTCAGACAGACTGATCCACACAAACAAACTGGACAGACAGCCTCCTGCCCATTCGGGGACCTGGCCTGGGTAG
- the C24H20orf141 gene encoding uncharacterized protein C20orf141 homolog produces MTQLCLPRPKGPAYPIPVPPRGLSAGEGSNSPVSPCMSPRGLSPAQLWDSVLGLGALGLTVRAVFSTAGPVLLLLLLLLLVSFLTFDLFHCPAGPVQPQHILLTGQSQGAGEGPGLQEAVLLPTVAVTGQLSPQEALLLLLLSLGLLLGACSVPLALLGLAFYLHPWI; encoded by the exons ATGACCCAGCTTTGCTTGCCCAGGCCCAAAGGCCCTGCTTATCCTATCCCAGTCCCTCCCAGGGGCCTGAGTGCTGGGGAGGGGTCGAATAGTCCAGTAAGTCCATGTATGTCTCCCCGGGGCCTTAGCCCGGCCCAGCTCTGGGACAGTGTCCTAGGGCTGGGGGCACTGGGACTGACAGTTCGGGCAGTCTTTTCCACGGCTGGCCCagtcttgctgctgctgctgctgctgctactggtcAGCTTCCTGACCTTCGACCTGTTCCACTG CCCCGCAGGCCCCGTCCAACCACAGCACATACTTCTCACAGGCCAGAGTCAGGGGGCCGGTGAGGGCCCAGGACTGCAGGAGGCTGTACTCCTGCCTACGGTGGCAGTCACGGGACAACTCAGCCCCCAGGAGGCTCTGCTACTGCTGCTCCTGAGCCTGGGGCTACTCCTGGGAGCCTGCAGCGTGCCCTTGGCCCTGCTTGGCCTGGCTTTCTACCTCCATCCTTGGATCTGA
- the TMEM239 gene encoding transmembrane protein 239 isoform X2 has translation MQQPQVETGAIGAGEGPQQAVPWSAWVMRQAWVRWCMCHMPRSWAQWWTTSGWRQPLQRVLWGLEGILYLLLALMLCHALFTTGSYLLSSLWPVVTAAWRHLLPAVLLLVLSALPALLFTASFLLLFSTLLSLVGLLTSMSHPDYTQDLDQ, from the coding sequence ATGCAGCAGCCCCAAGTGGAGACAGGTGCCATCGGGGCCGGCGAGGGGCCGCAGCAGGCAGTGCCCTGGTCAGCCTGGGTCATGCGGCAGGCCTGGGTGCGCTGGTGCATGTGCCACATGCCTCGGAGCTGGGCCCAGTGGTGGACCACATCGGGCTGGCGGCAGCCACTCCAGCGTGTGctgtgggggctggaggggatCCTCTACCTGCTGCTGGCGCTGATGCTATGCCACGCGCTCTTCACCACCGGCTCCTACCTGCTGAGCTCCTTGTGGCCTGTCGTGACTGCAGCGTGGCGCCATCTGCTGCCAGCTGTCCTGCTGCTGGTGCTCAgcgccctccctgccctgctcttcACGGCCTCCTTCCTGCTGCTTTTCTCCACGCTGTTGAGCCTCGTGGGCCTCCTCACCTCCATGTCTCACCCAGACTACACTCAGGACTTGGACCAATAG
- the PCED1A gene encoding PC-esterase domain-containing protein 1A isoform X3 has product MVFCLENEEPRLRLRSAMVHFQASEVQQLLHNKFVVILGDSIQRAVYKDLVLLLQRDSLLTAAQLKAKGELSFEQDQLVAGGQLGELHNGTQYREVRQFCSGSGHHLVRFYFLTRVYSEYLEGVLEELTYGPAPDLVIINSCLWDLSRYGRCSMESYRENLERVFVRMDQVLPDSCLLVWNMAMPLGERVTGGFLLPEMLHFLTQLQPLAGSLRRDVVEGNFYSATLAGDHCFDVLDLHFHFRHAVQHRHRDGVHWDQHAHRHLSHLLLTHVADAWGVELPKRDYPSGQPFPPHEFFNYNSTEDFSMSSHLGCGPGVNFVPGPLPPPVPGPIPHGQHRGPVVHRGMPRCAPNSPYHVPRMGGPCRQRLRHSDRLIHTNKLDRQPPAHSGTWPG; this is encoded by the exons ATGGTCTTCTGTCTGGAGAACGAGGAGCCGCGCCTCCGCCTGCGAAGCGCCATGGTCCACTTCCAGGCCTCAGAAGTCCAGCAGCTGCTACACAACAAGTTCGTGGTCATCTTAGGGGACTCAA TCCAGCGGGCTGTGTACAAGGACCTGGTGCTCTTGCTCCAAAGGGACTCACTGCTCACGGCTGCCCAGCTGAAAGCCAAG ggggagctgAGCTTTGAACAGGACCAGCTGGTGGCTGGGGGTCAGCTGGGCGAGCTACACAACGGGACGCAGTACCGGGAGGTCCGGCAGTTCTGCTCGGGTTCTGGCCACCACCTTGTGCGCTTCTACTTCCTCACCCGCGTTTACTCCGAGTACCTCGAGGGCGTCCTGGAGGAGCTGACATATGGGCCTGCCCCGGACCTGGTGATCATCAACTCCTGCCTCTGGGATCTCTCCAg GTATGGCCGCTGCTCAATGGAGAGTTACCGAGAGAACCTGGAGCGGGTGTTTGTGCGCATGGACCAGGTGTTGCCAGACTCTTGCCTGCTGGTGTGGAACATGGCCATGCCCTTGGGGGAGCGCGTCACTGGGGGTTTCCTTCTGCCAGAG ATGTTGCACTTTCTTACTCAGCTCCAGCCCCTGGCAGGGTCTCTGCGCCGGGATGTGGTTGAAGGGAACTTCTACAGTGCAACGCTGGCCGGAGACCACTGCTTTGATGTCCTGGACCTCCACTTTCATTTTCGGCATGCGGTACAGCACCGTCACCGGGACGGTGTCCACTGGGACCAGCATGCCCACCGCCACCTCTCACACTTGCTTCTGACTCACGTGGCCGATGCCTGGGGCGTGGAGTTGCCCAAGCGTGACTATCCCTCTG GCCAGCCCTTCCCACCCCACGAATTCTTCAATTATAATTCAACAGAAGACTTCTCGATGTCATCTCACTTAG GATGTGGCCCTGGAGTGAACTTTGTGCCTGGCCCCCTGCCACCTCCAGTCCCTGGCCCTATCCCCCACGGTCAGCACCGGGGCCCAGTGGTCCACCGGGGGATGCCACGCTGTGCTCCCAACAGCCCGTACCACGTGCCGAGGATGGGGGGGCCCTGCAGGCAGCGGCTTAGACACTCAGACAGACTGATCCACACAAACAAACTGGACAGACAGCCTCCTGCCCATTCGGGGACCTGGCCTGGGTAG
- the PCED1A gene encoding PC-esterase domain-containing protein 1A isoform X4, with product MVFCLENEEPRLRLRSAMVHFQASEVQQLLHNKFVVILGDSIQRAVYKDLVLLLQRDSLLTAAQLKAKGELSFEQDQLVAGGQLGELHNGTQYREVRQFCSGSGHHLVRFYFLTRVYSEYLEGVLEELTYGPAPDLVIINSCLWDLSRYGRCSMESYRENLERVFVRMDQVLPDSCLLVWNMAMPLGERVTGGFLLPELQPLAGSLRRDVVEGNFYSATLAGDHCFDVLDLHFHFRHAVQHRHRDGVHWDQHAHRHLSHLLLTHVADAWGVELPKRDYPSGQPFPPHEFFNYNSTEDFSMSSHLGCGPGVNFVPGPLPPPVPGPIPHGQHRGPVVHRGMPRCAPNSPYHVPRMGGPCRQRLRHSDRLIHTNKLDRQPPAHSGTWPG from the exons ATGGTCTTCTGTCTGGAGAACGAGGAGCCGCGCCTCCGCCTGCGAAGCGCCATGGTCCACTTCCAGGCCTCAGAAGTCCAGCAGCTGCTACACAACAAGTTCGTGGTCATCTTAGGGGACTCAA TCCAGCGGGCTGTGTACAAGGACCTGGTGCTCTTGCTCCAAAGGGACTCACTGCTCACGGCTGCCCAGCTGAAAGCCAAG ggggagctgAGCTTTGAACAGGACCAGCTGGTGGCTGGGGGTCAGCTGGGCGAGCTACACAACGGGACGCAGTACCGGGAGGTCCGGCAGTTCTGCTCGGGTTCTGGCCACCACCTTGTGCGCTTCTACTTCCTCACCCGCGTTTACTCCGAGTACCTCGAGGGCGTCCTGGAGGAGCTGACATATGGGCCTGCCCCGGACCTGGTGATCATCAACTCCTGCCTCTGGGATCTCTCCAg GTATGGCCGCTGCTCAATGGAGAGTTACCGAGAGAACCTGGAGCGGGTGTTTGTGCGCATGGACCAGGTGTTGCCAGACTCTTGCCTGCTGGTGTGGAACATGGCCATGCCCTTGGGGGAGCGCGTCACTGGGGGTTTCCTTCTGCCAGAG CTCCAGCCCCTGGCAGGGTCTCTGCGCCGGGATGTGGTTGAAGGGAACTTCTACAGTGCAACGCTGGCCGGAGACCACTGCTTTGATGTCCTGGACCTCCACTTTCATTTTCGGCATGCGGTACAGCACCGTCACCGGGACGGTGTCCACTGGGACCAGCATGCCCACCGCCACCTCTCACACTTGCTTCTGACTCACGTGGCCGATGCCTGGGGCGTGGAGTTGCCCAAGCGTGACTATCCCTCTG GCCAGCCCTTCCCACCCCACGAATTCTTCAATTATAATTCAACAGAAGACTTCTCGATGTCATCTCACTTAG GATGTGGCCCTGGAGTGAACTTTGTGCCTGGCCCCCTGCCACCTCCAGTCCCTGGCCCTATCCCCCACGGTCAGCACCGGGGCCCAGTGGTCCACCGGGGGATGCCACGCTGTGCTCCCAACAGCCCGTACCACGTGCCGAGGATGGGGGGGCCCTGCAGGCAGCGGCTTAGACACTCAGACAGACTGATCCACACAAACAAACTGGACAGACAGCCTCCTGCCCATTCGGGGACCTGGCCTGGGTAG